The Ananas comosus cultivar F153 linkage group 2, ASM154086v1, whole genome shotgun sequence genome contains a region encoding:
- the LOC109706471 gene encoding stromal cell-derived factor 2-like protein (The sequence of the model RefSeq protein was modified relative to this genomic sequence to represent the inferred CDS: added 40 bases not found in genome assembly), producing the protein MAISLHLALSLLLVLLLRVDEGFVSVSAAAAAESVEITYGSVIKLMHEKTKFRLHSHDVPYGSGSGQQSVTGFPNVDDSNSYWIVRPTHDSSDKQGDAIKSGTIIRLQHMKTRKWLHSHLHASPISGNLEVSCFGADGESDTGDYWRLEIEGSGKTWRQDQRVRLRHVDTGGYLHSHDKKYTRIAGGQQEVCGVREKRPDNIWLAAEGVYLPVNGSK; encoded by the exons tcctcctcctccgcgtcGACGAGGGCTTCGTCTCCGtatcggccgccgccgccgcggagaGCGTCGAG ATCACGTACGGCAGCGTGATCAAATTGATGCACGAGAAGACCAAGTTTCGATTGCATTCGCATGATGTTCCGTACGGGTCCGGGAGCGGGCAACAATCGGTCACGGGATTTCCCAATGTTGATGATTCCAATAGCTACTGG ATTGTAAGACCTACCCATGATTCGTCTGACAAACAAGGCGATGCCATTAAAAGTGGAACAATTATCAGGTTGCAACATATGAAGACCCGAAAGTGGCTGCATAGCCACTTGCATGCGTCGCCAATTTCTGGGAACTTGGAG GTGAGTTGCTTTGGAGCGGATGGTGAATCAGATACTGGGGACTACTGGAG GCTTGAGATTGAAGGTAGTGGAAAAACATGGAGGCAAGACCAAAGAGTAAGACTCCGCCATGTTGATACAGGGGGCTACTTACACAGTCACGACAAGAAGTACACTCGCATCGCTGGAGGGCAGCAAGAG GTTTGCGGTGTCCGAGAGAAGCGTCCAGACAATATCTGGTTAGCAGCTGAGGGGGTATACCTTCCTGTCAATGGAAGCAAATAG